The sequence GGACGCGACCGAGTGAACCGCCGCCGGAGAAGGGAACCTGAAAGTGAAGTACGCGAAGTCCGCCGCACTCGTCGCCGGTTCCGTGGTCGCACTCGGCACGGCTGCCCCCGCCTTCGCCGTCACCACGCCCACGGCCCCCAGCTTCAGCCTCGACGGAGGCGTCAACCAGGTGACCGCGGCCGCCCCGCAGGTGGTCGACCCGGTCCTCGGCACCGTCAGCGGCGCCGCCGACAACCTGCACGAGAACGGAACCGTCACCAAGGTCGCCGGTCAGGCCACCGGAGCGGTGAAGGACGCGGCCCCCCTCCTCGGCGGCCTGCCGCTCTCCCGCTGACCTCGTGGCGCTCGCACGTTCGACCGCGCGCGACTTCCGGTCGTAGGCGCACCTTTCGAGTGACGGGCCACAACCATTCCCGCGACGCCGAGTTGATCAGTGCGCTCGGCACCGGCGGGCAACCAGAGAAAAACCAGAAGGGCAGTTTCATGATCAAGAAGATGATGGCCTCGGCGGCCGTCGCCGCATCGATCGTCGGCGTCTCCGCCGCGGTCGCCCCGTCGGCCATGGCCATCGGCAACGACCAGGGCACCACCACCGTCAACGGCAACGGTGCCATGCAGTCGTACGGCAACTCCGCCACCCACGGTGACTGGAGCCCGCAGTTCGCGCTGATCCAGGGCTCGCTCAACAAGCCCTGCATCGCCCTGCCGGCCAAGGCCAACGTCGGTTCGCTGCTCGGCGTCGTGCCGATCTCGGTCCAGGACATCAACGTCCTGTCCTCGCCGCAGAACCAGCAGTGCACCGAGAACTCCACCCAGGCCAAGGGTGACGAGGCCCTGTCGCACATCCTGGACGACATCCCGATCCTCTCGGGCAACGGTGTCGCCAACGACTGACGGGCCCGACGCCCCGCGGGGCCGGTGCGTCCGCGGCAGCCGTACACCGGCCGTCGCGGACCCGCCGGCCCCTTGCGTGTGCCCGGACCCGAGCGGCCCGGCGGTCGTCCGTACGGGCGGACCGCTGGGCCGCTTGCCGTAGCGGGGGAGGCCGGTTCCCGCCGCACCGGGTAGGGCCCCCTCATGGACCAGCACCACAGCCGGCACCCGCAGGGCTCCACCCCGATCTACGACCGCCTCCTCGCCGAGTGGCAGGCCGCGCGCGCCGCCCCGGCACCGGAGCCCTCCCGCGCGGGTGGCCTCGTGCCCGCGGCGCGGACCTCGGACGAGGTGAACGGCAGGGGCTGATACGGGACGGCCCGTCGAACTCATGCCGGATGCAACCCATATGGGTGGATCAGCGGAACCGAAACCTCCGCCCGGGGTTGATCAGTACGTTCCAGAACGGAACGCTCCGAAAGGTGAAGCGTGATGAAGAAGATGATGGCCGGCGCGGCAGTGGCCGTGTCCCTGGTCGGCCTGTCGGCCGCCGCGGCCCCCTCGGCCATGGCGATCGGCAACGACGGGGGAACCACCTCGGTCAACGGCAACGGTGCCGCCAGCTCGTACGGCAACGCCGAGACCCAGGGTGACGGCAGCCCGCAGGCCCAGCTCATCCAGGGCTCGCTCAACGACCTGTGCCTGGGCGTCCCGGTCAAGGCCAACGTCGGTTCGCTGGTGGGCCTGCTCGTGCCCGTCGCGGTCCAGGACGTCAACGTCCTGTCCAACCCGCAGAACCAGCAGTGCGCCGACAACTCCACCCAGGCCAAGGGCGACGAGCCCCTGTCGCACCTGGTGGACGACATCCCGGTCCTCTCCGGCAACGGCGTCGGCAACAACTGATTCCGTATCCCGCCCGCGGCGGGCGGCCCGGTTCCGGGCGGCCCGCCGCGCGTCGTCCGTCCTGTGCGACGTGTGCGCGTACGGCATGACGGAGGCCCATCACCCTCTCAGGGTGGTGGGCCTCTTCCGTGCGGGGCGGGTCAGCCGAGGCTGCGCACCGGGAGCACACAGTGCGCGGAGGTCGCGATGACGTCCGGGTCACCGGCGAAGGCGCGCAGCTCCGCCTCGCCGACCGGGAGGCCGGGAGCGCCCTGCGGCCACGGGCGGGTGGCGAACATCGCGTGCACCTCGCCCTGGTCGCGCGACGCCGCCAGCCACTCGGGCGGCACCGGGTACTGCGCTTTGAAGTGAGGCATCGTCAGGACGGCCTGACCGGCTTGCACGAGGAGCTTCACGGGGAGCCCGGGGGTCTCGTCGGCACGCACCGGGGCGCCGCCGACGGTGAGCCCACTGCGCTGCAACGCGAGCCGCATGGCGTGCTCGCCGGCCGCCGGGCCGTCCGAACCGTCGCCCAGCGAATAGGCGAGCAGGAAGGCGGCATCGCGCCCGCTCTGCCGGTACTCGCCGCTCCAGCCGATGAGGATGAGGGTGCCCAACTGGGCCTGCGTGAACGTGCCGGTGGCTGTCTGGGGGGAGGTCATGTGCCGCACCCTAACCGTCCGCGACCGGTCCAACTCCATGCGTATCACCCGATCGGGGGATGACGGCCGACAACCCGGCCCGCGCGAAATAATCCGTTGAGCCGCCGGGGCGCAGCGGGCTATCGTGTGCGACGAGACGGACGGCGGATGGCCGCCGGTTCCGGACATGGACGAATGCGGAGGTGAGGACATTGACGACGGTCATTGTGATGGGCGCTGCCCACACGTCGAAGTTCCTCTGTGTCACCTCCGTGGCCACCGGCTGACCTCTTCAGACCTCCGCGCCGACGCGCGCACCGCCGGGGCCACCCTGTGAAGGGTTTCCCTTGTCTTTCCCGTCCTCCTCCCTCTCCTTCTCTTCCTCCTCTTCCTCCGCCGCCGCGCACCCGCTCGCCCCGTACGGCTGGGACGACGACTGGGCGGCCGAGTTCGCCCCGTACGCCGCCCAGGGACTGGTGCCCGGACGTGTGGTGCGCGTGGACCGCGGGCGCTGCGACATCGTCACGCCCGAGGGCACGATCTGGGCCGACACCGCCTTCGTCGTGCCGCGCGACCCGATGCGGATCATCTGCACGGGCGACTGGGCCGCCGTCGACCCCGACGGCGACCCGCGGTTCGTCCGTACGCTGCTGCCGCGGCGCACCGCGTTCGTCCGCTCCACCTCGTCCAAGCGCTCCGAGGGCCAGGTGCTCGCCACCAACGTCGACCACATCGCCATCTGTGTCTCGCTGGCCGTGGAACTGGACCTCGGCCGGGTCGAGCGGTTCCTCGCCCTGGCCCTGTCCAGCACGGACGGCGACGCGCTGCTCGGCGACGCCGCCGGGGCGGGGGAGCGGACCGCCGAACCGATCGTCGTCCTCACCAAGGCCGACCTGGTTCCCGACGCGGTCACCCTCTCCCACCTCGTCGAGGACATCGAGCGCATCGCACCGGGCGTCCAGGTGCTCCCGGTCAGCTCCGCCACCGGCGAGGGCGTCGACGTGTTCTCGGCGATCGTCTCCGGC is a genomic window of Streptomyces sp. NBC_00708 containing:
- a CDS encoding rodlin; protein product: MIKKMMASAAVAASIVGVSAAVAPSAMAIGNDQGTTTVNGNGAMQSYGNSATHGDWSPQFALIQGSLNKPCIALPAKANVGSLLGVVPISVQDINVLSSPQNQQCTENSTQAKGDEALSHILDDIPILSGNGVAND
- a CDS encoding rodlin yields the protein MMKKMMAGAAVAVSLVGLSAAAAPSAMAIGNDGGTTSVNGNGAASSYGNAETQGDGSPQAQLIQGSLNDLCLGVPVKANVGSLVGLLVPVAVQDVNVLSNPQNQQCADNSTQAKGDEPLSHLVDDIPVLSGNGVGNN
- a CDS encoding DUF5949 family protein, yielding MTSPQTATGTFTQAQLGTLILIGWSGEYRQSGRDAAFLLAYSLGDGSDGPAAGEHAMRLALQRSGLTVGGAPVRADETPGLPVKLLVQAGQAVLTMPHFKAQYPVPPEWLAASRDQGEVHAMFATRPWPQGAPGLPVGEAELRAFAGDPDVIATSAHCVLPVRSLG
- the rsgA gene encoding ribosome small subunit-dependent GTPase A, encoding MSFPSSSLSFSSSSSSAAAHPLAPYGWDDDWAAEFAPYAAQGLVPGRVVRVDRGRCDIVTPEGTIWADTAFVVPRDPMRIICTGDWAAVDPDGDPRFVRTLLPRRTAFVRSTSSKRSEGQVLATNVDHIAICVSLAVELDLGRVERFLALALSSTDGDALLGDAAGAGERTAEPIVVLTKADLVPDAVTLSHLVEDIERIAPGVQVLPVSSATGEGVDVFSAIVSGGTSVLLGASGAGKSTLANTLLGQDVMEVQAARDVDGKGRHTTTTRNLLVLPSGGVLIDTPGLRGVGLWDAEAGVGQVFSEIEELAEDCRFHDCAHEAEPGCAVRAAIEDGTLPERRFDSYRKLLRENQRIVAKTDARVRAEVRRDWKRKGAEGRAAMDAKRGRIR